Proteins encoded together in one Bacteroides zoogleoformans window:
- a CDS encoding IS110 family RNA-guided transposase: protein MKRVQSNTLDFSGQNIYVGIDVHLKSWSVAILSKHSVLRRFRQDPEPEALHKYLVSNYPGANYFSVYEAGFCGFWIHEKLTDLGINNIVVNPADVPTMSKEKLRKTDAVDCNKLARELRSGSLEGIYVPGTDILEMRSLIRLRNLIVKDSTRAKNRIKSLLRFHGVEIPEEFTRSSIGCWSKRFLNWLHCLELSTEYGKKTLELHLEQFIRLRKMLLQETRAIREISRKAPFDKPIRLLTSVPGIGVTTAATLMVEIDDIVRFSNADHLASFIGLVPMCHSSGDNDNVGDITPRRHFMLRCLLVEAAWVAIRKDPAMTMAYTEYRKRMNPQKAIVKIARRLVNRVYSVLKHEKEYVPCVIK, encoded by the coding sequence ATGAAACGTGTACAAAGTAACACATTAGATTTTAGTGGACAAAATATTTACGTAGGAATTGATGTCCACCTGAAGAGTTGGTCGGTAGCAATCTTATCGAAACATTCAGTACTGAGAAGATTCAGACAAGATCCGGAGCCGGAAGCGTTGCATAAATATTTGGTAAGCAATTATCCGGGTGCCAATTACTTCTCAGTTTATGAAGCCGGTTTCTGTGGCTTCTGGATACACGAGAAGTTGACGGATTTAGGTATCAACAATATAGTGGTCAATCCTGCGGATGTTCCGACGATGAGCAAGGAGAAATTACGTAAGACCGATGCGGTGGATTGCAACAAGCTCGCCCGTGAGTTACGTTCAGGTTCGTTAGAAGGGATATATGTTCCGGGAACTGACATCCTGGAAATGCGCTCTTTGATAAGGCTGAGAAACCTGATAGTAAAAGACAGCACACGTGCCAAGAACCGTATCAAATCATTGCTTCGTTTCCATGGAGTGGAAATACCGGAAGAATTTACCCGGAGTTCAATCGGGTGCTGGTCGAAGCGTTTTCTGAATTGGCTGCACTGCCTTGAACTCTCAACGGAGTATGGAAAGAAAACACTGGAGCTTCACCTTGAGCAGTTCATCCGCTTGAGGAAGATGCTGCTGCAGGAAACACGTGCCATCCGTGAAATATCCCGGAAAGCACCATTCGACAAACCGATACGCCTGCTGACATCCGTTCCGGGTATAGGTGTTACAACCGCCGCTACCCTGATGGTCGAGATTGACGATATTGTCCGTTTCAGCAATGCGGACCATTTAGCCTCTTTCATTGGATTGGTTCCCATGTGTCATTCCAGTGGTGATAATGATAATGTGGGTGACATTACACCCCGTCGGCATTTCATGCTCCGGTGTCTGTTGGTGGAAGCCGCATGGGTTGCCATCCGGAAAGACCCGGCCATGACAATGGCTTATACGGAATACCGGAAACGGATGAATCCGCAAAAGGCTATTGTGAAAATTGCCAGACGGTTAGTGAACAGAGTCTATTCTGTACTTAAACATGAAAAGGAATATGTGCCATGTGTTATCAAATGA
- a CDS encoding anhydro-N-acetylmuramic acid kinase yields the protein MKDFQIQAIGLMSGTSLDGLDVCCCTFLRQSGKWSFHIDCAKGYSYPEEIKQRLGTGAQRMSALDFIAFHSSYGKFLGERVNDFMREFNVRPDIIASHGHTIFHEPQKRIMYQIGDGAAIAAETRIPTISDFRRLDIMLGGQGAPLVPIGDRLLFAEYDYCLNIGGFSNISFEQEGKRIAFDISPVNYVINHYCRQIGLEFDRDGGIARQGTVCQNLLDELNDMDFYRQSGPKSLGREWVETLVYPMLERYELSMEDRLCTFYEHAAHQVERAITVHPLSGGSGKLLITGGGAFNKFLIERIGTLCPCKIVIPDRQIIEYKEALIFAFLGALYMTDEPGCLASVTGASTDNIGGMLFKIQ from the coding sequence GATGGACTGGACGTTTGCTGTTGCACTTTCCTGAGACAGTCGGGCAAATGGAGCTTCCACATAGATTGTGCAAAAGGCTACAGCTATCCGGAAGAAATAAAACAGAGACTTGGCACCGGCGCACAACGGATGAGTGCTTTGGACTTTATCGCTTTTCATAGTTCCTATGGCAAGTTTCTCGGCGAACGGGTAAACGACTTTATGCGGGAATTCAACGTACGACCGGACATTATAGCCTCTCATGGACATACCATCTTCCACGAACCGCAAAAGAGAATCATGTATCAAATAGGAGACGGTGCCGCCATAGCGGCCGAAACCCGGATTCCTACCATATCGGATTTCCGTCGGTTGGACATCATGTTGGGCGGTCAAGGTGCTCCGCTTGTACCAATAGGAGACCGCCTGCTCTTTGCCGAATATGATTATTGCCTGAACATAGGCGGATTCTCCAACATTTCGTTCGAACAGGAGGGAAAGCGCATCGCCTTCGATATCAGTCCGGTTAATTATGTCATTAACCATTATTGCCGGCAAATAGGACTGGAATTTGATCGTGACGGAGGCATCGCCCGCCAAGGCACTGTCTGTCAAAATCTTTTAGATGAATTGAACGACATGGATTTCTATCGTCAATCAGGTCCTAAATCATTGGGTCGCGAGTGGGTAGAAACGCTTGTTTATCCGATGCTGGAACGTTATGAGTTGAGCATGGAGGACAGATTGTGTACGTTTTATGAGCATGCCGCCCATCAAGTGGAACGTGCTATCACAGTGCATCCGCTTTCAGGAGGCAGCGGTAAGTTGCTGATTACTGGCGGAGGCGCTTTCAACAAGTTCCTGATAGAACGGATCGGTACGCTCTGCCCGTGCAAGATCGTCATTCCCGACCGACAAATCATTGAATATAAAGAAGCTTTGATATTTGCTTTCCTCGGTGCGCTCTACATGACCGATGAACCCGGCTGCCTCGCTTCCGTAACAGGAGCTTCGACAGATAATATAGGAGGGATGTTGTTCAAGATTCAATAA
- a CDS encoding NUDIX hydrolase translates to MGKSKEAWEIISGEYLHKAPWLTVRKDHVVLPNGNHILSYYILEYPDWVNTIAITRDRQFVFIRQYRHGLQKTSYELCAGVCEKEDASPLISAQRELLEETGYGNGKWKEYMQVSPNPSTHTNITYCFLATDVEKISEPHLEDTESLTVHLLSLQEVKEILQRGEILQALMVAPLWKYMVENGL, encoded by the coding sequence ATGGGAAAATCGAAAGAAGCGTGGGAAATAATATCCGGTGAATATCTGCATAAAGCCCCTTGGCTCACCGTGCGGAAAGACCATGTTGTGTTACCCAACGGGAATCACATCCTTTCTTATTATATTTTGGAATATCCGGATTGGGTAAACACTATTGCCATCACACGGGACAGACAGTTCGTATTTATCCGCCAATACCGTCACGGGCTGCAAAAAACGTCTTATGAGCTTTGTGCCGGAGTCTGCGAGAAAGAAGATGCCTCGCCGTTGATTTCGGCGCAGCGCGAACTGCTGGAAGAAACCGGCTATGGAAACGGGAAATGGAAAGAATATATGCAAGTTTCTCCTAATCCAAGTACACATACCAACATCACATATTGTTTTCTGGCCACAGATGTGGAAAAAATTTCCGAGCCACATCTCGAAGATACGGAAAGCCTGACGGTACATCTGCTCTCCCTGCAAGAAGTGAAAGAAATATTGCAGCGAGGAGAAATACTACAAGCACTGATGGTTGCCCCTCTCTGGAAATACATGGTCGAAAACGGATTATGA